Proteins encoded in a region of the Rhizobium sp. CC-YZS058 genome:
- the gcvP gene encoding aminomethyl-transferring glycine dehydrogenase translates to MTDADFTFTDYQPYDFANRRHIGPSPSEMEAMLKVIGADSLDALIDDTVPPSIRQQTPLAWGAPMTEREALDTLRETANMNTALVSLIGQGYYGTITPPVVQRNILENPAWYTAYTPYQPEISQGRLEALLNYQTMVCDLTGLDVANASLLDEATAAAEAMAMAERVSKSKAKAFFVDENCHPQVIALLKTRAEPLGWEIVIGDPESALEASNVFGAIFQYPGTYGHVRDLTAAISALHAAGAIAVVAADPMALALLKAPGEMGADIAIGNTQRFGVPVGYGGPHAAYMAVKDAHKRSMPGRLVGVSVDSRGNRAYRLSLQTREQHIRREKATSNICTAQVLLAVMASMYAVFHGPEGIKAIAQNIHQKTVRLAMGLEKLGYTVEPEVFFDTITVNVGRLQAVILKAAVAEGVNLRKIGSDRIGISLDERSRPVTLEAVWRAFGGDFKVADFEPAYRLPKPLLRRSAFLTHPIFHMNRAESEMTRYIRRLSDRDLALDRAMIPLGSCTMKLNATAEMLPITWPEFAEIHPFVPADQARGYKRMIDDLSDKLCAVTGYDAISMQPNSGAQGEYAGLLTIRAYHLANGDAHRDICLIPTSAHGTNPASAQMAGMKVVVVKVSPNGDIDMDDFRAKAEAHADNLSCCMITYPSTHGVFEETVREICEITHRHGGQVYLDGANMNAMVGLSRPGDIGSDVSHLNLHKTFCIPHGGGGPGMGPIGVKAHLAPYLPRNPADEMSEGTGAVSAAPFGSASILPISWSYCLMMGGEGLTQATKVAILNANYIAARLKGAYDVLYTSKTGRVAHECIIDTRPLMESAGVSVDDVAKRLIDCGFHAPTMSWPVAGTLMVEPTESETKAEIDRFCDAMLAIREEARAIEEGRLDRTNNPLKNAPHTVEDLVGEWDRPYSREQACFPPGAFRVDKYWSPVNRVDNVYGDRNLICTCPPLEEYAEAAE, encoded by the coding sequence ATGACCGACGCCGATTTCACCTTTACCGACTACCAGCCCTACGACTTCGCCAACCGCCGCCATATCGGCCCTTCGCCGTCCGAAATGGAGGCGATGCTGAAGGTGATCGGGGCGGACAGCCTCGATGCGCTGATCGACGACACCGTTCCGCCGTCCATCCGCCAGCAGACCCCGCTTGCCTGGGGCGCGCCGATGACCGAGCGCGAGGCGCTCGACACGCTGCGCGAGACGGCCAACATGAACACGGCGCTCGTCTCGCTGATCGGCCAGGGCTATTACGGCACGATCACGCCGCCGGTCGTCCAGCGCAACATCTTGGAAAACCCGGCCTGGTACACGGCCTATACGCCCTACCAGCCGGAGATCAGCCAAGGCCGCCTCGAAGCGCTGCTCAACTACCAGACCATGGTCTGCGACCTGACCGGCCTCGACGTCGCCAATGCCTCGCTTCTTGACGAAGCCACGGCGGCGGCCGAGGCCATGGCCATGGCCGAGCGCGTCTCGAAGTCCAAGGCGAAGGCCTTCTTCGTCGACGAGAATTGCCATCCGCAGGTCATTGCGCTGCTCAAGACCCGCGCCGAGCCGCTCGGCTGGGAGATCGTCATCGGCGATCCGGAGAGCGCGCTTGAGGCTTCCAATGTCTTCGGCGCGATCTTCCAGTATCCCGGCACCTATGGCCATGTGCGCGACCTGACCGCCGCAATCTCGGCGCTCCACGCCGCGGGCGCCATTGCCGTCGTGGCGGCCGACCCGATGGCGCTGGCGCTCTTGAAGGCACCGGGCGAAATGGGCGCCGATATCGCCATCGGCAACACCCAGCGCTTCGGCGTGCCGGTCGGCTATGGCGGTCCGCATGCGGCCTATATGGCCGTCAAGGACGCCCACAAGCGCTCCATGCCTGGCCGCCTGGTCGGCGTCTCGGTCGACAGCCGCGGAAACCGCGCCTATCGCCTGTCGCTGCAGACGCGCGAGCAGCATATTCGCCGTGAAAAGGCGACCTCGAACATCTGCACCGCCCAGGTTCTCCTGGCGGTCATGGCCTCCATGTATGCGGTCTTCCACGGGCCGGAAGGCATCAAGGCAATCGCGCAGAACATTCACCAGAAGACCGTGCGGCTTGCCATGGGTCTCGAAAAGCTCGGCTATACCGTCGAGCCAGAGGTGTTCTTCGACACGATCACTGTCAATGTCGGCCGCCTGCAGGCCGTCATTTTGAAGGCGGCCGTCGCCGAAGGCGTCAACCTGCGCAAGATCGGGTCCGACCGTATCGGCATCAGCCTCGACGAGCGCTCGCGCCCGGTGACGCTGGAAGCCGTGTGGCGTGCCTTCGGCGGCGATTTCAAGGTCGCGGATTTCGAGCCGGCCTATCGCCTGCCGAAGCCGCTGCTCCGCCGCTCGGCCTTCCTGACCCATCCGATCTTCCACATGAACCGGGCGGAAAGCGAGATGACCCGCTATATCCGCCGGCTGTCGGATCGCGACCTCGCGCTCGACCGGGCGATGATCCCGCTCGGCTCCTGCACGATGAAGCTGAACGCCACCGCCGAGATGCTGCCGATCACCTGGCCGGAATTCGCCGAGATTCATCCCTTCGTGCCGGCCGACCAGGCGCGCGGCTACAAGCGGATGATCGACGATCTCTCCGACAAGCTCTGCGCGGTCACCGGCTATGACGCGATCTCCATGCAGCCGAACTCCGGCGCGCAAGGGGAATATGCCGGACTCTTGACGATCCGCGCCTATCACCTCGCGAACGGCGACGCACATCGCGACATCTGCCTGATTCCGACCTCGGCCCATGGGACGAACCCGGCTTCCGCGCAGATGGCCGGCATGAAGGTGGTGGTCGTCAAGGTCAGCCCCAACGGCGATATCGACATGGACGATTTCCGCGCCAAGGCGGAAGCACATGCCGATAATCTTTCCTGCTGCATGATCACCTATCCCTCGACCCACGGCGTATTCGAGGAAACGGTACGGGAGATCTGCGAGATCACCCACCGGCACGGGGGCCAGGTCTATCTCGACGGCGCCAACATGAACGCCATGGTCGGCCTCTCGCGTCCGGGCGATATCGGCTCGGACGTCAGCCACCTCAACCTGCACAAGACCTTCTGCATTCCGCATGGCGGCGGCGGGCCGGGCATGGGGCCGATCGGCGTCAAGGCGCATCTCGCCCCCTATCTGCCGCGCAACCCGGCCGACGAGATGAGCGAAGGCACGGGCGCGGTCTCGGCCGCCCCCTTCGGCTCGGCCTCCATCCTGCCGATCTCCTGGAGCTACTGCCTGATGATGGGCGGGGAAGGGCTGACGCAGGCGACCAAGGTGGCGATCCTCAACGCCAACTACATCGCCGCCCGTCTGAAGGGCGCCTATGACGTGCTCTACACCTCCAAGACCGGCCGCGTGGCGCATGAATGCATCATCGACACGCGCCCGCTGATGGAGAGCGCCGGGGTCAGCGTCGACGACGTCGCCAAGCGCCTGATCGATTGCGGCTTCCATGCGCCGACCATGAGCTGGCCGGTGGCCGGCACGCTGATGGTCGAGCCGACGGAATCGGAGACCAAGGCGGAGATCGACCGCTTCTGCGATGCGATGCTGGCGATCCGCGAGGAGGCCCGCGCCATCGAGGAAGGCCGTCTCGACCGGACCAACAACCCGCTCAAGAACGCGCCGCATACGGTGGAGGATCTTGTCGGCGAATGGGACCGCCCCTATTCGCGCGAACAGGCCTGCTTCCCCCCCGGCGCCTTCCGCGTCGACAAATACTGGTCCCCGGTCAACCGCGTCGACAATGTCTACGGCGACCGCAACCTCATCTGCACCTGCCCGCCGCTTGAGGAGTATGCGGAGGCGGCGGAGTAG
- a CDS encoding PAS domain S-box protein, with the protein MPTADKHVLLAIYDSLPDPVIILDEADSILSVNSAAVSAFGYAREEMIGRSREILLATAAIEAEDGITLFRRKNDSLFPGRTASRVVEAHDATPLRRIDFIHDISDVANLQAAQREAGRIFATALDAIHEGIAIFDAKERLILFNKTYRTLYGSNAQRLSLGMSMDEVAELAIGAVDSAPSAVGSKDTRDWVERLTTMIREASGETSIIRYGRGRWMRVQNSRASDGNIVALRVDVTDLQETQLALERQRLDYAALVENMPDFITRASPDLTFTFVNRSYAAFVGLPPEALIGQPMLDFVPKADREIVEETLRSLTADHPVTPREQRRTLSDGTHRWILWSNIAVFEKNRLVEYVTVGRDITEIKAQQARIADQSAELERKNAALSQFTATVSHDLKAPIRHMSMFAQMMAEDVASKDYSEIGLYAEHLRESARRMEQLINSLLDYAQIADRIVTWHRVSARKVVDDVLYDLESLVEETAARITIGPLPDVRGDPELLKRLVQNLIGNAIKYRRKDEAPVIRIFGEERDGRVVLTFEDNGIGVDPRHAEKIFDVFQRLHRDEAVYPGTGIGLALARRIATSHEGTIALDKTYENGARFLVTLPPAL; encoded by the coding sequence ATGCCGACAGCCGACAAGCATGTTCTCCTGGCGATCTATGACAGCCTGCCCGATCCGGTGATCATCCTGGACGAGGCAGACAGCATCCTCTCCGTCAACAGCGCCGCCGTCTCGGCCTTCGGCTATGCGCGGGAGGAGATGATCGGCCGAAGCCGCGAGATCCTGCTGGCGACGGCCGCGATCGAAGCGGAGGACGGGATCACCCTGTTCCGCCGCAAGAACGACAGCCTCTTCCCCGGCCGTACGGCGAGCCGTGTGGTCGAAGCGCATGATGCGACGCCGCTCCGGCGGATCGACTTCATCCATGATATCAGCGATGTCGCCAACCTGCAGGCCGCGCAGCGCGAGGCCGGGCGAATTTTCGCGACCGCGCTCGACGCCATCCACGAAGGCATCGCAATTTTCGACGCCAAGGAGCGGCTGATCCTCTTCAACAAGACCTATCGGACGCTTTACGGCAGCAATGCCCAGCGTCTTTCGCTGGGCATGAGCATGGATGAGGTCGCCGAACTGGCGATCGGCGCGGTCGATTCCGCCCCGAGCGCCGTCGGCTCGAAGGACACGCGCGATTGGGTCGAGCGCCTGACGACGATGATCCGCGAGGCGAGCGGCGAGACCTCGATCATTCGCTATGGCCGCGGCCGCTGGATGCGGGTGCAGAACAGCCGCGCCAGCGATGGAAACATCGTTGCGCTGCGTGTCGATGTCACCGATCTGCAGGAAACGCAGCTGGCGCTGGAACGCCAGCGGCTGGACTATGCGGCGCTTGTCGAAAACATGCCGGATTTCATTACCCGTGCCTCGCCCGACCTCACCTTCACCTTCGTCAATCGCAGCTATGCCGCCTTCGTCGGACTGCCTCCGGAGGCGCTGATCGGCCAGCCGATGCTCGACTTCGTGCCGAAGGCCGATCGCGAAATCGTCGAGGAGACGCTGCGTTCGCTGACGGCCGACCATCCCGTGACGCCGCGCGAGCAGCGCCGGACCTTGAGCGACGGCACACATCGCTGGATCCTGTGGTCCAACATTGCCGTCTTTGAAAAGAACCGGCTGGTGGAATATGTCACGGTCGGCCGGGATATCACGGAGATCAAGGCGCAGCAGGCGCGCATTGCCGACCAGAGCGCCGAGCTCGAGCGCAAGAATGCCGCGCTCAGCCAGTTCACCGCCACCGTCTCGCACGACCTGAAGGCGCCGATCCGCCACATGTCGATGTTCGCCCAGATGATGGCGGAGGATGTGGCCAGCAAGGATTATTCCGAAATCGGCCTCTATGCCGAACATCTGCGTGAAAGCGCCCGGCGCATGGAGCAACTGATCAACAGCCTTCTCGATTACGCGCAGATCGCCGACCGGATCGTCACCTGGCACCGCGTCTCCGCGCGCAAGGTGGTGGACGATGTGCTCTACGATCTGGAGAGCCTGGTGGAGGAAACCGCAGCGCGCATTACCATCGGTCCACTTCCCGACGTGCGGGGCGATCCCGAACTGCTCAAGCGCCTCGTGCAGAACCTGATCGGCAATGCCATCAAATATCGCCGCAAGGACGAGGCGCCGGTCATCCGCATCTTCGGGGAAGAGCGGGACGGGAGAGTGGTTCTGACCTTCGAGGACAACGGCATCGGCGTCGATCCGCGTCATGCGGAAAAGATCTTCGACGTCTTCCAGCGCCTGCACCGCGACGAGGCCGTCTATCCTGGCACCGGCATCGGCCTTGCACTGGCGCGGCGCATCGCCACCAGCCATGAAGGCACGATTGCCCTCGACAAGACCTACGAAAACGGCGCCCGCTTCCTCGTCACCCTGCCGCCGGCGCTGTAG
- the sufA gene encoding Fe-S cluster assembly scaffold SufA gives MGFAVMSLTEAAADRVKAIVDNAGGDAKGIRLSIKKGGCAGMEYAIDMVTEPNAKDDLIELGGARVWVAPEAVLYLLGTRMDYEVTTLRAGFTFTNPNQTSACGCGESVELKPADLAALAARGDAVVRTAG, from the coding sequence ATGGGCTTTGCAGTCATGAGCCTCACCGAGGCAGCCGCAGACCGGGTGAAGGCGATCGTGGACAATGCCGGCGGCGACGCCAAGGGCATTCGCCTGTCGATCAAGAAGGGCGGCTGCGCCGGCATGGAATATGCCATCGACATGGTGACCGAGCCGAACGCCAAGGACGACCTGATCGAGCTCGGCGGTGCCCGCGTCTGGGTCGCGCCGGAGGCGGTGCTCTATCTGCTCGGCACGCGGATGGATTATGAAGTCACGACGCTGCGCGCCGGTTTCACCTTTACCAATCCGAACCAGACCTCGGCCTGCGGCTGCGGCGAGTCGGTGGAACTGAAGCCCGCGGATCTCGCGGCGCTGGCCGCCCGTGGCGATGCGGTTGTGAGAACAGCCGGGTGA
- a CDS encoding SUF system Fe-S cluster assembly protein produces MTAHTTTTTETAAPAASGDAREGLVHSAIPADELARLSDDIIAALKTVYDPEIPADIFELGLIYKIDIEDDRMVKIAMTLTAPGCPVAGEMPGWVENAVGAVEGVSGVEVSMTFDPPWTPDRMSEEAQVAIGWY; encoded by the coding sequence ATGACGGCGCACACGACGACGACCACCGAGACCGCGGCCCCCGCAGCAAGCGGCGATGCGCGCGAAGGGCTCGTCCATTCGGCCATTCCGGCAGACGAACTGGCCCGGCTCTCCGACGATATCATTGCCGCGCTGAAGACGGTCTATGACCCGGAAATCCCGGCCGATATCTTCGAACTCGGGCTGATCTACAAGATCGACATCGAAGACGACCGGATGGTGAAGATCGCCATGACGCTCACGGCGCCCGGTTGCCCGGTGGCAGGCGAAATGCCGGGCTGGGTGGAGAACGCCGTCGGCGCGGTGGAAGGCGTCTCTGGCGTCGAGGTGAGCATGACTTTCGATCCGCCATGGACGCCGGACCGCATGTCGGAAGAGGCGCAGGTGGCGATCGGCTGGTATTGA
- a CDS encoding cysteine desulfurase: MDQTVSSPAYDVERIRRDFPILSKTVYGKPLVYLDNGASAQKPQAVIDAVSKAYANDYANVHRGLHFLSNAATDAFEAARETVRRFLNAGSVDEIVFTKSSTEAINTVAYGYGMPELEADDEIVLSIMEHHSNIVPWHFIRERQGAKLVWAPVDDEGVFHIDDFVKCLTPKTKLVAITHMSNALGTVVDVKEICRIAHERGIPVLVDGSQGAVHMPVDVQDIDCDWYVMTGHKLYGPSGIGVLYGKKERLAAMRPFMGGGEMIVEVTEDLVTYNEPPHRFEAGTPPIVQAIGLGAALDYMDGIGRARIAAHEADLAAYAAERLSGVNSLRIIGNAPGKGGIFSFELQGIHAHDVSTVIDRAGVAVRAGTHCAMPLLKRFGVTSTCRASFGLYNTRAEVDVLVDALEQARKFFA; the protein is encoded by the coding sequence ATGGACCAGACGGTTTCTTCGCCGGCTTATGATGTCGAACGCATTCGGCGGGATTTCCCGATCCTGTCGAAGACCGTATACGGCAAGCCGCTCGTCTATCTCGACAACGGCGCCTCGGCGCAGAAACCGCAGGCGGTGATCGACGCTGTCTCGAAGGCCTATGCCAACGACTATGCCAATGTGCATCGCGGCCTGCACTTCCTGTCCAATGCCGCCACAGACGCGTTCGAGGCGGCACGCGAAACGGTGCGTCGGTTTCTCAATGCAGGCTCGGTGGACGAGATCGTCTTCACCAAATCCTCGACCGAAGCGATCAACACGGTCGCCTATGGTTACGGCATGCCGGAACTCGAAGCCGATGACGAGATCGTCCTGTCGATCATGGAGCACCACTCCAACATCGTGCCCTGGCACTTCATCCGCGAGCGGCAGGGGGCCAAGCTTGTCTGGGCGCCGGTCGACGATGAGGGCGTCTTCCATATCGACGATTTCGTGAAATGCCTGACGCCGAAGACCAAGCTCGTGGCGATCACCCATATGTCGAACGCGCTCGGCACGGTGGTGGACGTCAAGGAGATCTGCCGGATCGCGCATGAGCGCGGCATTCCGGTTCTGGTCGATGGCAGCCAGGGTGCCGTCCACATGCCGGTGGACGTGCAGGATATCGACTGCGACTGGTATGTCATGACCGGCCACAAGCTTTATGGCCCGTCGGGCATCGGCGTGCTCTACGGCAAGAAGGAGCGGCTTGCCGCGATGCGCCCCTTCATGGGCGGCGGCGAAATGATCGTCGAGGTGACCGAGGACCTGGTGACCTATAACGAGCCGCCGCACCGCTTCGAAGCCGGCACGCCGCCGATCGTTCAGGCGATCGGGCTTGGCGCGGCGCTCGACTACATGGACGGCATCGGCCGCGCCCGCATCGCCGCGCATGAAGCGGATCTGGCAGCCTATGCCGCGGAGCGGCTGTCGGGCGTCAATTCGCTGCGGATCATCGGCAATGCGCCGGGCAAGGGCGGCATCTTCTCCTTTGAACTTCAGGGCATTCATGCCCATGATGTCTCGACGGTGATCGACCGCGCGGGCGTGGCGGTTCGGGCCGGAACGCATTGCGCGATGCCGCTCTTGAAACGGTTCGGCGTGACCTCCACCTGCCGGGCATCGTTCGGGCTCTACAACACGCGTGCGGAAGTGGATGTTCTGGTCGATGCGCTGGAACAGGCGCGCAAATTCTTTGCTTGA
- the sufD gene encoding Fe-S cluster assembly protein SufD → MTIQNPITMTAAETALVEAYGAMIGDLPGDGAVLSARDRLLSDLRQAGLPTRRLESWHYTDLRALLRNVPPVELERHGEPVAPLVVGAAVLTVINGQADAAGAPEGVRVKRYAESLVEGDAAGDLAELGPEDAIGRINGTFVRDGLEIEIAAETALAQPLELQILQSGGQSHSRFPVTFGPRSKAVVIERHLSTGEAQSFVSSVTDLIVEDGADVTWILLQEQGAADTHLGQIQFELGAEAQLRIFVINAGGKLVRQEIHGVVTGEGSDFKLRGINLMGGETHTDMTFTLGHDVPNTTSTEIIRNVLFDRARGVFQGQIRVAQDAQKTDAKMACNTLLLSDDADFAAKPELEIFADDVQCGHGATVIDLNPTHLYYLNARGIPESRARAMLVNAFVDEIVEELEDEALIEPLELIIEAWLARHA, encoded by the coding sequence ATGACCATTCAGAACCCCATCACCATGACGGCGGCCGAAACGGCGCTGGTCGAGGCCTATGGCGCGATGATCGGCGATCTGCCGGGCGATGGCGCCGTGCTTTCGGCGCGCGATCGGCTGCTGTCCGATCTGCGCCAGGCCGGTCTGCCGACGCGGCGGCTCGAAAGCTGGCATTATACGGACCTGCGCGCCCTGCTGCGAAACGTCCCGCCGGTGGAGCTCGAGCGCCATGGAGAGCCGGTGGCGCCGCTCGTGGTCGGCGCGGCGGTGCTCACCGTCATCAACGGCCAGGCGGATGCCGCCGGCGCGCCCGAGGGCGTGCGCGTCAAGCGCTATGCGGAGAGCCTCGTTGAAGGCGACGCGGCGGGCGACCTCGCCGAACTCGGCCCCGAGGATGCGATCGGCCGCATCAACGGCACCTTCGTGCGCGACGGGTTGGAGATCGAAATCGCCGCTGAGACCGCGCTTGCCCAGCCGCTCGAACTGCAGATCCTGCAGAGCGGAGGCCAGAGCCACAGCCGCTTTCCCGTCACCTTCGGACCGCGGTCCAAGGCGGTGGTGATCGAGCGGCACCTGTCGACCGGCGAGGCGCAAAGCTTCGTGTCGAGCGTGACCGATCTGATCGTCGAGGACGGGGCCGATGTTACCTGGATCCTGCTGCAGGAACAGGGCGCCGCCGATACGCATCTCGGCCAGATCCAGTTCGAGCTCGGCGCCGAGGCGCAGCTGCGCATCTTCGTCATCAATGCCGGCGGCAAGCTGGTGCGCCAGGAAATCCACGGCGTCGTGACCGGCGAAGGCTCGGACTTCAAGCTGCGCGGCATCAATCTGATGGGCGGCGAAACCCATACGGACATGACCTTCACGCTCGGCCACGACGTGCCGAACACCACGTCCACGGAGATCATCCGCAACGTGCTGTTCGACCGGGCGCGCGGCGTCTTCCAGGGGCAGATCCGCGTGGCGCAGGATGCGCAGAAGACCGACGCGAAAATGGCCTGCAACACGCTGCTGCTCTCCGATGACGCGGATTTTGCCGCCAAGCCGGAGCTGGAAATCTTCGCCGACGACGTGCAGTGCGGCCATGGGGCAACGGTTATCGACCTTAACCCGACGCATCTCTACTACCTCAACGCCCGCGGCATTCCCGAAAGCCGTGCCCGCGCCATGCTCGTCAACGCGTTTGTCGACGAGATCGTCGAGGAGCTGGAAGACGAGGCGCTGATCGAGCCGCTGGAACTCATCATCGAGGCCTGGCTGGCGCGCCACGCCTGA
- the sufC gene encoding Fe-S cluster assembly ATPase SufC, translated as MLEIRNLHARIAEDGTEIIRGLNLTVKAGEVAAIMGPNGSGKSTLSYILSGREDYEVTEGDILYNGESILELDAAERAAKGIFLAFQYPVEIPGVATMQFLKVAMNEQRKYRGEEELKTPDFMRRVKEAAAELKINPDMLKRPLNVGFSGGEKKRAEILQMALLEPKLCVLDETDSGLDIDALKIVADGVNALRSPDRAVIVITHYQRLLDYIVPDTVHVLYKGQVIKTGDKSLALDLEANGYADIIGTAA; from the coding sequence ATGCTTGAAATCAGAAACCTTCATGCCCGGATCGCCGAAGACGGGACCGAGATCATTCGCGGCCTGAACCTGACGGTGAAGGCGGGGGAAGTCGCGGCGATCATGGGGCCGAACGGGTCGGGCAAGTCGACGCTGTCCTATATCCTCTCGGGCCGCGAGGACTACGAGGTTACCGAAGGCGATATCCTCTACAACGGCGAAAGCATTCTCGAGCTGGACGCAGCCGAGCGGGCGGCCAAGGGCATTTTCCTCGCCTTCCAATATCCGGTCGAAATTCCGGGCGTGGCCACCATGCAGTTCCTGAAGGTGGCGATGAACGAGCAGCGCAAGTATCGCGGCGAGGAGGAGTTGAAGACGCCGGACTTCATGCGTCGCGTCAAGGAGGCCGCCGCCGAGCTCAAGATCAACCCGGACATGCTGAAGCGTCCGCTCAATGTCGGTTTCTCCGGCGGCGAGAAGAAGCGGGCCGAAATCCTGCAGATGGCGCTGCTCGAGCCGAAGCTCTGCGTGCTCGACGAGACCGATTCCGGCCTCGATATCGACGCGCTCAAGATCGTCGCCGACGGTGTCAACGCGCTGCGGTCGCCCGATCGCGCCGTGATCGTCATCACCCACTACCAGCGCCTGCTCGATTACATCGTGCCGGACACCGTGCATGTCCTCTACAAGGGTCAGGTCATCAAGACCGGCGACAAGTCGCTGGCGTTGGACCTCGAGGCCAATGGCTATGCCGACATCATCGGCACGGCGGCCTGA
- a CDS encoding GIY-YIG nuclease family protein: MMSDRPRGVIYTGVTSDLVQRIIEHKTHARPGFTSRYHVRNLVWFERHPNIVLAIRREKSLKRYLREWKMELIEGFNPTWSDLSEEIYDLDNPFRPPPGSPKWDDYE, translated from the coding sequence ATGATGAGCGACAGGCCACGCGGCGTCATCTATACCGGCGTCACGTCCGATCTTGTTCAGCGCATTATCGAACACAAGACGCACGCCAGACCGGGTTTTACATCGAGGTATCACGTGAGGAACCTCGTCTGGTTCGAGCGTCACCCGAACATCGTGCTGGCGATCCGACGGGAGAAGTCGCTGAAGCGCTACCTTCGGGAGTGGAAGATGGAGTTGATCGAAGGGTTCAACCCGACGTGGAGCGACCTCTCAGAAGAGATTTATGACTTGGACAACCCGTTTCGTCCTCCGCCTGGGTCTCCAAAATGGGACGACTATGAGTGA
- the sufB gene encoding Fe-S cluster assembly protein SufB, with protein MAAVQETIDQVRQIDVDQYKYGFESLIDMDKAPNGLSEEIIRLISAKKDEPDWMLEWRLEAYRRWLTLEEPNWARVDYPKIDFNAISYYAAPKSQSGPKSIDEVDPEILKIYEKLGIPLREQEILAGVQTSKIAVDAVFDSVSVVTTFKEELKKAGVIFMSISEAIREHPDLVRKYLGTVVPTTDNYYATLNSAVFTDGSFVFVPKGVRCPMELSTYFRINEKGTGQFERTLIIAEEGAYVSYLEGCTAPQRDENQLHAAVVELVALDDAEIKYSTVQNWYPGDKDGKGGIYNFVTKRGDCRGARSKISWTQVETGSAITWKYPSCILRGDELRGEFYSIAVSNGHQQIDSGTKMIHLGKNTSSRIISKGIAAGVSQNTYRGQVSAHRRATNARNFTQCDSLLIGDRCGAHTVPYIEAKNSTAQFEHEATTSKISEDQLFYCLQRGIPEEAAIALIVNGFVKEVIQELPMEFAVEAQKLIGISLEGSVG; from the coding sequence ATGGCTGCTGTGCAGGAAACGATCGATCAGGTCCGCCAGATCGATGTCGACCAGTACAAATACGGGTTCGAATCGTTGATCGACATGGACAAGGCCCCGAACGGCCTGTCCGAGGAAATCATCCGGCTGATCTCCGCCAAGAAGGACGAGCCCGACTGGATGCTCGAATGGCGTCTGGAGGCCTATCGCCGCTGGCTGACGCTCGAAGAGCCGAACTGGGCGCGCGTCGACTATCCGAAGATCGACTTCAACGCGATCTCCTACTACGCCGCACCGAAGAGCCAGAGTGGCCCGAAGTCGATCGACGAGGTCGATCCGGAGATCCTGAAAATCTACGAAAAGCTCGGCATTCCGCTGCGCGAGCAGGAGATCCTCGCCGGCGTCCAGACGTCGAAGATCGCCGTCGACGCCGTGTTCGATTCGGTCTCCGTGGTCACGACCTTCAAGGAGGAGCTGAAGAAGGCGGGCGTGATCTTCATGTCGATCTCCGAAGCCATTCGCGAGCATCCGGATCTGGTGCGCAAATATCTTGGCACCGTCGTGCCGACGACCGACAATTATTATGCGACGCTGAACTCGGCCGTCTTCACCGATGGCTCCTTCGTCTTCGTGCCGAAGGGTGTGCGTTGCCCGATGGAGCTCTCCACCTATTTCCGCATCAATGAGAAGGGCACCGGCCAGTTCGAGCGCACCCTGATCATCGCGGAAGAGGGCGCGTATGTCTCCTATCTGGAAGGCTGCACCGCGCCGCAGCGCGACGAGAACCAGCTGCATGCGGCGGTGGTCGAGCTCGTGGCGCTCGATGACGCCGAGATCAAATATTCGACCGTCCAGAACTGGTATCCGGGCGACAAGGACGGCAAGGGCGGCATCTACAACTTCGTCACCAAGCGCGGCGATTGCCGCGGTGCGCGTTCCAAGATCTCCTGGACGCAGGTGGAAACCGGTTCGGCGATCACCTGGAAGTACCCGTCCTGCATCCTGCGCGGCGACGAGTTGCGCGGCGAGTTCTATTCGATCGCGGTGTCGAACGGCCACCAGCAGATCGACAGCGGCACGAAGATGATCCATCTCGGCAAGAACACGTCGAGCCGGATCATCTCCAAGGGCATCGCCGCCGGCGTTTCGCAGAACACCTATCGCGGACAGGTCTCGGCGCACCGCAGGGCGACGAATGCGCGCAACTTCACTCAGTGCGACTCGCTGCTGATCGGCGACCGCTGCGGCGCCCATACGGTTCCTTATATCGAAGCGAAGAACTCGACTGCCCAGTTCGAGCACGAGGCGACCACGTCGAAGATCTCGGAAGACCAGCTGTTCTACTGCCTGCAGCGCGGCATTCCGGAAGAAGCGGCGATCGCGCTGATCGTCAACGGCTTCGTCAAGGAGGTCATCCAGGAGCTTCCGATGGAGTTTGCGGTCGAAGCGCAGAAGCTGATCGGGATTTCGCTCGAGGGAAGCGTCGGCTGA